The window ACAACTTCAAGGGCGTCTCCGCCTCGCACGGTTCGCACCGCAACCACCGCAAGCCCGGCTCGATCGGTGCGTCCTCGACGCCCAGCCGAGTCTTCAAGGGCATGCGCATGGCCGGCCGCATGGGTGGCGAGCGCGTCACCGTGCTCAACCTGGTCGTGCACTCGGTCGACGCCGAGAAGAACCTCGTGCTCGTCAAGGGCGCGGTTCCCGGTGCCAAGGGCCGTCTCGTTTTCGTTCGCAACGCAGTGAAGGGGGCGTAGTTCATGGCTACCGCAACTAACACGCTCGATGTCCTCGACGTCACCGGCAAGAAGTCCGGCACCGTCGAGCTGCCCGCCGAGATCTTCGACGTGCAGACCAACATCCCGCTGATCCACCAGGTCGTCGTCGCCCAGCTCGCCGCCGCCCGCCAGGGCACGCACAAGACCAAGGGTCGTGGCGAGGTCTCCGGTGCCGGCCGCAAGCCGTTCAAGCAGAAGGGAACCGGTCGCGCTCGTCAGGGCTCGATCCGCGCCCCTCAGATGACCGGTGGTGGCATCGTCCACGGACCGGTGCCCCGCAGCTACGCCCAGCGCACCCCCAAGAAGATGATCGCCGCGGCTCTGCTCGGCGCCCTCTCCGACCGGGCCCGCGGCGGCCGCCTGCACATCGTCGAGTCGCTCTCGCAGGGTGAGACCCCCTCGACCAAGGCCGTGAACGAGTTCCTCGCCACGATCGCCTCGTCGAAGCACGTCCTCATCGTGCTCGAGCGCGACGACGTGCTGAGCCTCCGCAGCGTGCGCAACATCCCGACCGTTCACGTGCTGCCCGCAGACCAGCTGAACGCCTACGACGTCCTCGTCTCCGACGACATCGTCTTCACCAAGGGCTCGTTCGATTCGTTCGTCGCGGCCAAGGCCGCGACGAAGCAGGAAAGCGCAGCCGTCGCTTCTGACAGCAAAGTAGAGGTTTCCGCATGAGCAACGCCGCGTTCAACAAGGACCCGCGCGACATCATCCTGGCGCCGGTCGTCTCCGAGAAGAGCTACGGCCTGATCGACGAGGGCAAGTACACGTTCGTCGTCGACCCGCGCTCGAACAAGACCGAGATCAAGCTCGCGATCGAGAAGATCTTCGGTGTGCAGGTCGCCTCGATCAACACGCTGAACCGCACGGGCAAGACCCGTCGCACCAAGTTCGGCCAGGGCAAGCGCAAGGACACCAAGCGCGCGATCGTGACGCTCAAGTCCGGCTCCATCGACATCTTCACGGCCGTCGGCTAGGCCCGGAAGCTAGAGGAAAAGACACATGGCTATTCGCAAGTACAAGCCGACGACCCCCGGTCGTCGCGGTTCCTCGGTCTCGGACTTCGCCGAGATCACCCGTTCGACCCCCGAGAAGTCGCTGCTCCGCCCGCTCTCCAAGACCGGTGGCCGCAACAACCAGGGTCGCATCACGACCCGTCACATCGGTGGTGGCCACAAGCGCCAGTACCGCGTCATCGACTTCCGTCGCAATGACAAGGACGGCGTGAACGCCAAGGTCGCTCACATCGAGTACGACCCCAACCGC of the Herbiconiux flava genome contains:
- the rplW gene encoding 50S ribosomal protein L23, which codes for MSNAAFNKDPRDIILAPVVSEKSYGLIDEGKYTFVVDPRSNKTEIKLAIEKIFGVQVASINTLNRTGKTRRTKFGQGKRKDTKRAIVTLKSGSIDIFTAVG
- the rplD gene encoding 50S ribosomal protein L4, which gives rise to MATATNTLDVLDVTGKKSGTVELPAEIFDVQTNIPLIHQVVVAQLAAARQGTHKTKGRGEVSGAGRKPFKQKGTGRARQGSIRAPQMTGGGIVHGPVPRSYAQRTPKKMIAAALLGALSDRARGGRLHIVESLSQGETPSTKAVNEFLATIASSKHVLIVLERDDVLSLRSVRNIPTVHVLPADQLNAYDVLVSDDIVFTKGSFDSFVAAKAATKQESAAVASDSKVEVSA